The Mercenaria mercenaria strain notata chromosome 1, MADL_Memer_1, whole genome shotgun sequence nucleotide sequence TGATGAAGTTTTATCATGTATAATTTCAGAGAACCAACAATAACCGCGTGTATGGACTGATCATCGGTTTCTGCTGCCTGCTAGTGCTAACAGCAATTTTTGTTGCACTTTGGTGTTCCTGTAGTTACAGTGAGCagaacaaatcaaaggaaaacatgcTCCCGACAAGGAAAGTATCGGTTAAACCAATGGAACTTCAAGAAACAATACCGCCAGAGAAAGATGACAAAATTGAAGCTGATGAGACACAAGAGGAATCATAAAGACATTTACTGACCAAAAGGAGCTTTTACGATGACTCGTACATGAAGCAGCTGCAGCCGTTTTACTTTTATAACAATTATTTGCGAGAAATTAACAACTAATTATGTCTTTAATTTTGCATATCGCTCCACCTAAAACAAGAACAATAACTGAATGAtgaataattataacaatatctCCCTTTTAGTCGGcctattgaattttttttacatagaCACTTTTACTTCTCTGCAAGGAATTTAGTGTAGCCTGATATAACAATAAAGGGTGTAAAAACTTTTTTCTATTGACAATAGCAAAACCATGGAAAGTAAGACATGTATAGTCTTCAGTCGTGTAAAatgtttaaaggcctagattcacttctatataagtgtcccccaccccccaaatccaatatacaacttcCATCTTATCTGATGCTTATCAGCCATTATTTAACAGTAACTggttagagggcaattagcacagcag carries:
- the LOC123530322 gene encoding uncharacterized protein LOC123530322, whose protein sequence is MEKYSVYLFVTISIWLVKFTTSQERATRTNNNRVYGLIIGFCCLLVLTAIFVALWCSCSYSEQNKSKENMLPTRKVSVKPMELQETIPPEKDDKIEADETQEES